The Mesorhizobium sp. B1-1-8 genome contains a region encoding:
- a CDS encoding FadR/GntR family transcriptional regulator: protein MPQHKSSKRPAEPVQPAVRRTDATRIAGLSVHASLAGEIGLRIVRGDYPPGTILPNEAKWSETFNVSRSAVREAIKMLMAKSLLASRPKIGSWVEPRERWNLLDRDVLAWYATSPDREVFLRTVQEFRHIIEPEAAAFAAVRRSDEQMAEISEACREMGEATHLQERTRADTRFHLAILRASGNELLVPLGVLIESALDHLFVFVTREHSDQRRAQALHEAIERNVRLQRPVAARSAVHRLLANTDEVIERSRR, encoded by the coding sequence ATGCCGCAGCACAAATCGAGCAAGCGCCCGGCCGAGCCGGTCCAGCCCGCCGTGCGCCGGACCGACGCGACGCGTATTGCCGGCCTCAGCGTGCATGCCTCGCTGGCCGGCGAGATCGGCCTCAGGATCGTGCGTGGCGACTATCCGCCGGGCACCATCCTGCCCAATGAAGCCAAATGGTCTGAGACCTTCAACGTCAGCCGTTCGGCGGTGCGCGAAGCGATCAAGATGCTGATGGCCAAGAGCCTGCTCGCGTCGCGGCCGAAGATCGGCAGCTGGGTCGAGCCGAGGGAGCGCTGGAACCTGCTCGACCGCGACGTGCTCGCCTGGTACGCGACCTCGCCCGACCGTGAAGTGTTCCTGAGGACGGTGCAGGAATTCCGCCACATCATCGAGCCCGAGGCTGCCGCCTTTGCCGCGGTGCGGCGCAGCGACGAGCAGATGGCCGAGATCAGCGAGGCCTGCCGCGAGATGGGCGAGGCGACGCATCTGCAGGAGCGGACGCGGGCAGACACGCGTTTCCACCTCGCCATTTTGAGAGCTTCGGGCAACGAGCTTTTGGTGCCGCTCGGCGTGCTGATCGAATCGGCGCTCGACCACCTGTTCGTCTTTGTCACGCGCGAGCATAGCGACCAGAGACGGGCGCAGGCCCTGCACGAAGCAATAGAGAGAAACGTTCGCCTGCAGCGTCCGGTTGCCGCCAGGAGCGCCGTGCACAGGCTGCTCGCCAACACCGACGAGGTGATCGAACGCTCGCGCCGCTGA
- a CDS encoding MFS transporter, with translation MTTISGNLASKSGIDSGYAWTRLAISVLLATIGCVGSWAVIVVLPAVQAEFSVDRAAASMPYTATMVGFAAGNVLIGRVVDRLGYWIPALFSSVALAAGFVLAALSQSILQFALVQGLFIGVGTSAIFGPLIADISHWFNRRRGVAMTAAASGNYLAGAIWPTAMPYLIQGHGWRFTYAAIGIFCLVTMVPLVLMLRRRAPRQMAAGSPGSRTVQPISLSPAALQVLLVIAGLGCCVAMSMPQVHIVAYCMDLGYGVAHGADMLSIMMAAGVVSRLASGFIADRIGGVKTLLIGSVLQCLSLFFYIPFDGLASLYVVSLMFGLSQGGIVPCYAIIVREYMPAKEAGQRIGIVMMATIFGMALGGWMSGWIYDLTGSYAAAFLNGIAWNLVNIAAMLLLMWKANRSAAAVA, from the coding sequence TTGACGACAATTTCTGGAAACCTGGCCAGCAAATCCGGCATCGACAGCGGCTACGCATGGACGCGGCTCGCCATTTCGGTGCTGCTCGCCACGATCGGCTGTGTCGGCAGCTGGGCCGTGATCGTGGTGCTGCCCGCGGTCCAGGCCGAATTCAGCGTCGACCGCGCTGCCGCCTCGATGCCCTATACTGCGACCATGGTCGGCTTTGCCGCCGGCAATGTCCTGATCGGCCGCGTCGTCGACCGCCTTGGCTATTGGATCCCGGCGTTGTTCTCTTCGGTAGCGCTGGCCGCCGGCTTTGTGCTCGCGGCGCTGTCGCAGTCGATCCTGCAATTCGCCCTGGTCCAGGGGCTCTTCATCGGCGTCGGCACTTCGGCGATCTTCGGGCCGCTGATCGCCGACATCTCGCATTGGTTCAACCGCCGCCGCGGCGTCGCAATGACGGCGGCGGCGTCCGGCAACTATCTCGCCGGGGCCATCTGGCCGACGGCCATGCCCTATCTGATCCAGGGCCATGGCTGGCGTTTCACCTACGCGGCGATCGGCATCTTCTGCCTGGTGACCATGGTGCCGCTGGTGCTGATGCTGCGGCGCAGGGCGCCAAGGCAGATGGCGGCCGGCTCACCCGGCAGCAGGACGGTCCAACCGATCTCGCTGTCGCCGGCGGCGCTGCAAGTGCTGCTGGTCATTGCCGGCCTCGGCTGCTGCGTGGCGATGTCGATGCCGCAGGTGCATATCGTCGCTTATTGCATGGACCTTGGCTACGGCGTGGCGCATGGCGCGGACATGCTGTCGATCATGATGGCGGCGGGCGTCGTCAGCCGGCTTGCCTCCGGCTTCATCGCCGACCGGATCGGCGGCGTGAAGACGCTGCTCATCGGCTCGGTGCTGCAATGCCTGTCGCTGTTCTTCTACATCCCCTTCGATGGACTTGCCTCGCTCTACGTCGTGTCGCTGATGTTCGGGCTGTCGCAAGGCGGCATCGTGCCTTGCTATGCGATCATCGTGCGCGAATACATGCCCGCGAAAGAAGCCGGGCAGCGCATCGGCATCGTGATGATGGCGACGATTTTCGGCATGGCGCTCGGCGGCTGGATGTCAGGCTGGATCTACGATTTGACGGGCTCTTACGCCGCCGCGTTCCTCAACGGCATCGCCTGGAATCTTGTGAACATCGCCGCAATGCTTCTCCTGATGTGGAAAGCCAACCGAAGCGCGGCAGCGGTGGCCTGA
- a CDS encoding LacI family DNA-binding transcriptional regulator, which translates to MTRPRSRRGGGRPTIADVARKAGVGAITVSRALREPGRVSEDLRRQIQAAVDELGYVPDPNARALASARAEVFGVLVPSLTNNVFAEVVRGIYDSLSDGPFRVQLGNTHYSGLEEERLLQVFGSQRPAALIVAGIDQTAGSRKLLERAGCPVVQVMETGPDPVDMMVGFSHFDGGRTATEHLIEVGYRRIGFIGARMDPRSQRRLAGYRAAMETAGLFDPRLITTTPLLSSVTLGRELLRDALAKVPALDGVFCNNDDIALGVLFECHRAAIDVPKTIGIIGFNDLDMMQAAFPSITSVRTYRYEIGRRAVAMALAAIGGNRPQDRVIDLGFELMRRESTAR; encoded by the coding sequence GTGACCAGGCCGCGTTCGCGCCGCGGCGGCGGCCGCCCGACCATTGCCGACGTGGCGCGCAAGGCCGGCGTTGGCGCCATCACCGTTTCCCGCGCCCTACGCGAGCCCGGACGGGTTTCGGAGGATCTGCGCCGGCAGATACAGGCCGCGGTCGACGAGCTCGGCTATGTTCCGGACCCCAATGCGCGCGCGCTGGCCTCGGCGCGCGCCGAGGTTTTTGGCGTGCTGGTGCCGTCGCTCACCAACAATGTCTTCGCCGAGGTGGTGCGCGGAATCTATGACAGCCTCTCGGACGGCCCGTTCCGCGTTCAGCTCGGCAACACGCATTACTCCGGCCTCGAGGAAGAGCGGCTGCTGCAGGTCTTCGGGTCGCAGCGTCCGGCGGCGCTGATCGTGGCCGGCATCGACCAGACCGCAGGATCGCGAAAGCTGCTGGAGCGCGCCGGCTGTCCGGTGGTGCAGGTGATGGAGACGGGACCCGATCCGGTCGACATGATGGTCGGCTTCTCGCATTTCGACGGCGGCCGCACGGCAACCGAGCACCTGATCGAGGTCGGTTACCGGCGCATCGGCTTCATCGGCGCGCGCATGGACCCGCGCTCGCAGCGGCGTCTTGCCGGCTACCGCGCGGCGATGGAGACGGCCGGCCTCTTCGACCCCCGTCTGATCACAACCACACCGTTGCTGTCGAGCGTCACCCTCGGCCGGGAGCTTCTGCGCGATGCATTGGCCAAGGTGCCGGCACTCGACGGCGTGTTCTGCAACAATGACGACATCGCGCTTGGCGTCCTGTTCGAATGCCACCGCGCTGCCATCGACGTGCCGAAGACGATCGGCATCATCGGCTTCAATGACCTCGACATGATGCAGGCGGCGTTTCCCTCGATTACCAGCGTTCGCACCTATCGCTACGAGATCGGCCGCCGAGCTGTAGCCATGGCGCTTGCTGCGATCGGCGGCAACAGGCCCCAGGATCGTGTCATAGACCTCGGCTTCGAACTCATGCGCCGCGAAAGCACGGCGCGCTGA
- a CDS encoding sugar ABC transporter substrate-binding protein, whose product MIKSLVGGVIAATAFVMLSSSAIAAGPEIVKGPSAEPDCFAPWAADTQFFKFPKKDGPYRIALANGYIANTWRIQMIQTAKAYAAQPDVAKKLKEFKVVSTGEDVPAQISAINNFIDSGFDAIVVNAQNPTAFGPVIKRAKEAGVVLVAFDNILDTKDAINVNVDQKGLGELWGKWLVDHIPSGGKILEVRGVAGTSVDTDRHNGIHEVLDGSGKKWEVTEVAGKWDDPTAQKVTADAIATNGPFVGITGQGGDTGIVQAMMDAKHPFVPFGGETENGFRKFCAAHAGDGLKCSSAGTGPAQVAVAIKTAIAALEGKVVPQSVKLPLAIVEDPNFKAGQDFFPDQSDNFFVGNSFPTCGINFTAQEIMGQTKENK is encoded by the coding sequence ATGATCAAGTCACTCGTTGGCGGCGTCATTGCCGCCACTGCATTCGTCATGTTGAGCTCGTCGGCAATCGCCGCCGGCCCGGAAATCGTCAAGGGGCCGTCCGCCGAGCCCGACTGCTTCGCGCCCTGGGCTGCCGACACGCAGTTCTTCAAGTTCCCGAAGAAGGACGGTCCGTACCGCATCGCGCTCGCCAATGGCTATATCGCCAACACATGGCGCATCCAGATGATCCAGACGGCCAAGGCCTATGCGGCGCAGCCGGACGTTGCCAAGAAGCTGAAGGAATTCAAGGTCGTGTCGACCGGCGAGGATGTGCCGGCGCAGATTTCGGCGATCAACAACTTCATCGATTCCGGCTTCGACGCAATCGTCGTCAACGCCCAGAACCCGACAGCGTTCGGGCCCGTCATCAAGCGCGCCAAGGAAGCCGGCGTCGTGCTCGTCGCCTTCGACAACATCCTCGATACCAAGGATGCCATCAACGTCAATGTCGACCAGAAGGGGCTCGGCGAACTGTGGGGCAAATGGCTGGTCGATCATATACCAAGTGGCGGCAAGATTCTGGAAGTGCGCGGCGTTGCCGGCACGTCGGTCGATACCGATCGTCACAATGGCATCCATGAGGTACTGGACGGTTCGGGCAAGAAATGGGAAGTGACCGAAGTCGCCGGCAAGTGGGATGATCCGACCGCACAAAAGGTTACGGCTGACGCGATCGCAACCAACGGTCCCTTTGTCGGAATCACCGGCCAGGGCGGCGACACCGGCATCGTGCAGGCGATGATGGACGCCAAGCATCCGTTCGTTCCGTTCGGCGGCGAGACGGAAAACGGCTTCCGCAAATTCTGCGCAGCGCACGCGGGCGACGGGCTGAAATGCTCGTCTGCCGGCACCGGCCCGGCCCAGGTGGCGGTTGCCATCAAGACAGCGATCGCCGCGCTCGAAGGCAAGGTCGTGCCGCAGTCGGTCAAGCTGCCGCTGGCCATCGTCGAGGATCCGAACTTCAAGGCGGGTCAGGATTTCTTCCCTGATCAGTCCGACAATTTCTTCGTCGGCAACTCCTTCCCGACCTGCGGCATCAATTTCACGGCGCAGGAAATCATGGGCCAGACCAAGGAAAACAAGTAG
- a CDS encoding FadR/GntR family transcriptional regulator has product MRDAKPNNEKKPTKAASADRPAGVRRPGAPRIPGASVHASLASEIGLRIVRGDYPPGTILPNEAKWSETFDVSRSAVREAIKMLMAKSLLASRPKIGSWVEPRERWNLLDRDVLAWYATSPDREVFLRTVQEFRHIIEPEATAYAAMRRTDAQMAEISKACREMGEATNLQERTRADTRFHLAILRASGNDLLVPLGVLIESAFDHLFSFTTREIDDLQHAQKLHEAIEKNIRLQRPGAARNAVRKLLANTDDVIKSR; this is encoded by the coding sequence ATGCGGGACGCGAAGCCGAACAACGAAAAAAAGCCGACCAAAGCGGCGTCCGCCGATCGCCCGGCAGGTGTTCGCCGGCCCGGCGCACCGCGTATCCCAGGCGCCAGCGTGCACGCCTCACTGGCCAGCGAGATCGGTCTGCGGATCGTTCGCGGCGACTATCCGCCGGGCACCATCCTGCCCAATGAAGCGAAATGGTCGGAAACCTTCGACGTCAGCCGCTCGGCGGTGCGCGAAGCGATCAAGATGCTTATGGCCAAGAGCCTGCTGGCTTCGCGGCCCAAAATCGGCAGCTGGGTCGAGCCCAGGGAGCGCTGGAACCTGCTCGACCGCGATGTGCTCGCCTGGTACGCGACCTCGCCGGACCGCGAAGTGTTTTTGAGGACGGTGCAGGAATTCCGCCACATCATAGAGCCGGAGGCGACGGCATACGCGGCGATGCGGCGTACCGACGCGCAGATGGCCGAGATCAGCAAGGCCTGCCGCGAGATGGGCGAGGCAACCAATCTGCAGGAGCGGACGCGCGCCGACACGCGCTTCCACCTCGCCATTCTGAGAGCTTCGGGCAATGATCTGCTGGTGCCGCTCGGCGTCCTGATCGAATCCGCCTTCGACCATCTGTTCAGCTTCACGACACGGGAAATCGACGACCTGCAGCATGCCCAGAAGCTGCATGAGGCGATCGAGAAGAACATCCGCCTGCAGCGGCCGGGCGCGGCGCGCAACGCCGTTCGCAAGCTGCTTGCCAATACCGACGATGTCATCAAGTCGCGGTAG
- a CDS encoding NAD(P)-dependent oxidoreductase: protein MTTTDARETIGFIGLGLMGHGIAKNIVDKGYPLTFLGRKNRKPADDLLGRGAREAATSREVAASSDIVFICVTGSREVEAIIRGADGLKEGLKKGSVVVDCSTSDPTSTVALAAELNALGVDYVDSPLSRTPKEAWEGTLDAMVGAPDAVFAKVKPVIETWAGRIVHIGDTGDGHRMKLLNNFISLGYAAIYSEALALAQKVGISPPRFDSVIRNGRMDCGFYQTFMRWTLEGDRDAHKFSIANAFKDLTYLESMAGAAGIANPLGNATKNSFATAFAAGPAEQFVPMLATHIGKLNGVDLMPSKDGVKQKI, encoded by the coding sequence ATGACCACGACCGACGCTCGCGAAACCATCGGCTTTATCGGTCTCGGCCTGATGGGGCACGGCATCGCCAAGAACATCGTCGACAAGGGCTACCCGCTGACCTTTCTTGGCCGCAAGAACCGCAAGCCGGCCGACGACCTGCTCGGCCGCGGCGCCAGGGAAGCAGCCACCTCTCGCGAGGTGGCGGCGTCGTCCGACATTGTCTTCATCTGCGTCACCGGCTCGCGTGAGGTCGAGGCGATCATCCGCGGCGCTGACGGACTAAAGGAAGGCCTGAAGAAGGGCTCGGTGGTGGTCGACTGCTCGACATCCGATCCGACGTCTACGGTGGCTTTAGCCGCCGAACTCAACGCGCTTGGTGTTGATTATGTTGACTCTCCTCTCAGCCGCACGCCGAAGGAGGCCTGGGAAGGCACGCTCGACGCCATGGTCGGCGCACCCGACGCCGTCTTTGCCAAGGTGAAGCCGGTGATCGAAACCTGGGCCGGCCGCATCGTCCACATCGGCGACACCGGCGACGGCCATCGCATGAAGCTGCTCAACAATTTCATTTCGCTGGGTTACGCGGCGATCTATTCGGAGGCGCTCGCCCTGGCGCAGAAGGTCGGCATCTCGCCGCCGCGCTTCGACAGCGTCATTCGCAACGGCCGCATGGATTGCGGCTTCTACCAGACCTTCATGCGCTGGACGCTGGAAGGCGACCGCGATGCGCACAAATTCTCCATCGCCAATGCTTTCAAGGATTTGACCTATCTGGAATCCATGGCGGGCGCCGCCGGCATCGCCAACCCGCTCGGCAACGCCACCAAGAACTCGTTTGCGACGGCCTTCGCCGCCGGGCCTGCCGAGCAGTTCGTGCCGATGCTGGCCACCCATATCGGCAAGCTGAACGGCGTCGACCTGATGCCGTCGAAGGATGGTGTGAAGCAGAAGATCTGA
- a CDS encoding DUF3175 domain-containing protein, with translation MPTAKKKWSADVTEHSDALDLEEHIFESDDAKTIAASLKRSAEHSHRRKAEPFQSAMSMLNFYINRAGKNLPESRKKVLEKAKDELRAAFGREKQD, from the coding sequence ATGCCCACTGCCAAGAAAAAATGGTCGGCCGACGTGACCGAGCACAGCGATGCGTTGGACCTCGAGGAGCACATATTCGAATCCGACGATGCCAAGACGATCGCCGCGTCGCTCAAGCGCTCTGCCGAGCACAGCCACCGCCGCAAGGCCGAGCCGTTCCAGTCCGCCATGTCGATGTTGAATTTCTACATCAACCGCGCCGGCAAGAACCTGCCGGAATCACGCAAGAAGGTGCTGGAAAAAGCAAAGGACGAGCTGCGCGCCGCCTTCGGCCGCGAAAAGCAGGACTAG
- a CDS encoding NAD-dependent epimerase/dehydratase family protein, which yields MTKRIMFTGGSGKAGHHVVQYLVEHGCQVLNIDTKPLDNPKVRTLITDITASGQVFNALSSYMGLHEFDPSLRAQPVDAVVHFAAIPRIMITPDNEVFRINAMGTYNVIEAAVKLGIRKVIIASSETTYGLVFANEPRNPTHFPLDEEYDVDPMDSYALSKIVNEKTARAFALRSGFDIYALRIGNVIEPHEYSLFPKWFADPGFRKRIAWSYIDARDLGQITLRAIEKDGLGYQVFNAANDDTSSDLPTAELLKRFYPGVPVKAELGEYETLLSNRKARDVLGFRPEHSWRKYVKTA from the coding sequence ATGACGAAGCGGATCATGTTCACCGGCGGCAGCGGCAAGGCTGGGCATCACGTCGTGCAATATCTGGTCGAGCATGGCTGCCAGGTGCTCAACATCGACACCAAACCGCTCGACAATCCGAAGGTGCGCACGCTGATCACCGACATCACCGCCAGCGGCCAGGTGTTCAACGCGCTGTCGAGCTATATGGGCCTGCACGAATTCGATCCGTCGCTGCGCGCGCAGCCGGTCGATGCCGTGGTGCATTTCGCGGCGATCCCGCGCATCATGATCACGCCCGACAACGAGGTGTTCCGCATCAATGCGATGGGCACCTATAACGTCATCGAAGCGGCGGTGAAGCTCGGCATCCGCAAGGTGATCATCGCTTCCTCGGAGACGACCTACGGGCTGGTCTTCGCCAACGAGCCACGCAATCCGACACATTTCCCGCTCGACGAGGAGTATGACGTCGACCCGATGGACAGCTATGCGCTGTCGAAGATCGTCAACGAGAAGACAGCGCGGGCCTTTGCGCTGCGCAGCGGCTTCGACATCTATGCGCTGCGCATCGGCAATGTCATCGAGCCGCATGAATATTCGCTGTTTCCGAAATGGTTCGCCGACCCGGGTTTCCGCAAGCGCATCGCCTGGAGCTATATCGACGCCCGCGACCTCGGCCAGATCACCCTGCGCGCCATCGAGAAGGACGGGCTGGGCTATCAGGTGTTCAACGCCGCCAATGACGACACGTCGTCGGACCTGCCGACGGCCGAACTGCTGAAGCGCTTCTACCCCGGGGTGCCGGTCAAGGCCGAACTCGGCGAATATGAGACGTTGCTTTCGAACCGCAAGGCGCGGGACGTGCTCGGTTTCCGGCCCGAACACAGCTGGCGCAAATACGTCAAAACGGCTTGA
- a CDS encoding sugar ABC transporter ATP-binding protein has protein sequence MDVAAPLFRMEGISKRYGGVRALEKADLTVTAGSIHGILGENGAGKSTLIKVMAGVVAPDEGHMALDGRDVTFASPAAANQAGIACIFQELSLIPELSVADNIVISDPPKRFGMIDRKAQRRIAEQALARAGASDIHPCALVKDLPLSRRQMVEIAKALARKPRILILDEATSALTAADVAKVFGVLKRLRAEGLALLYISHRMNEIAELADQCTVFRNGRNVASYAAGAKSDNEVVELMIGREYSHIFPPKPTRAQSGAVPVLEARNLSWSGRLDNISLSIGKGEVVGLGGLDGQGQRELLLAFFGVLRGLSGQILVDGKPVSIGSPSDASGDRIGMALIPEDRKTEGLMLPMTVRENLSFAALDRLSKAGVIDRAAEQRLIDDMVGLLAIKTAGLDIPVGALSGGNQQKVVIAKWLMRQPRIILLNDPTRGIDVGTKQELYQLMRKLADAGAAILFYSTDYDELIGCCDRVLVLYDGAVKRELVGAGITEHALIASALNIHGEDARLRQGDGA, from the coding sequence ATGGACGTCGCGGCTCCGCTCTTCCGCATGGAAGGCATATCCAAGCGCTATGGCGGTGTACGCGCCCTGGAAAAGGCCGACCTAACGGTTACGGCCGGCAGCATCCATGGCATCCTCGGCGAAAACGGCGCCGGCAAATCGACGCTGATCAAGGTTATGGCCGGCGTCGTCGCGCCGGACGAAGGTCACATGGCGCTCGATGGCCGCGACGTGACCTTCGCCTCGCCAGCAGCGGCAAACCAAGCCGGCATCGCCTGCATCTTCCAGGAATTGTCGCTCATCCCCGAGCTCAGCGTCGCCGACAACATCGTCATTTCCGACCCGCCGAAGCGCTTCGGCATGATCGACCGCAAGGCGCAGCGGCGCATCGCCGAACAGGCGCTGGCGCGCGCGGGCGCCTCCGACATCCATCCTTGCGCGTTGGTCAAGGACCTGCCGCTGTCGCGCCGGCAGATGGTCGAGATCGCCAAGGCGCTGGCCAGGAAACCGCGTATCCTGATCCTCGACGAGGCGACCTCGGCGCTGACGGCGGCGGATGTCGCCAAGGTCTTCGGCGTGCTGAAGCGACTGCGTGCGGAAGGGCTGGCGCTGCTCTACATCTCGCACCGCATGAACGAGATCGCCGAGCTCGCAGACCAGTGCACGGTGTTCCGCAACGGCCGCAACGTCGCCAGCTACGCCGCCGGCGCCAAGAGCGACAACGAAGTCGTCGAGCTGATGATTGGCCGTGAATACAGCCACATTTTTCCGCCGAAGCCGACCCGAGCCCAGTCCGGCGCGGTTCCGGTGCTGGAGGCACGAAATCTTTCCTGGAGCGGCCGGTTGGACAATATCTCGCTGTCGATCGGCAAAGGCGAGGTCGTCGGGCTGGGCGGCCTCGACGGGCAGGGCCAGCGCGAACTGCTGCTGGCTTTCTTCGGCGTGCTGCGCGGCCTTTCCGGCCAGATCCTGGTCGACGGCAAGCCGGTCTCGATCGGCAGCCCGTCGGACGCGAGCGGCGACCGTATCGGCATGGCGCTGATCCCCGAGGACCGCAAGACCGAGGGGCTGATGCTGCCGATGACGGTGCGCGAGAACCTTTCCTTCGCGGCGCTCGACAGGCTGTCGAAAGCAGGCGTCATCGACCGCGCCGCCGAGCAGCGGCTGATCGACGATATGGTCGGGCTGCTGGCGATCAAGACGGCGGGCCTCGACATCCCCGTCGGCGCGCTCTCCGGCGGCAACCAGCAGAAGGTGGTGATCGCCAAATGGCTGATGCGGCAGCCGCGCATCATCCTGCTCAACGATCCGACACGCGGCATCGACGTCGGCACCAAGCAGGAGCTCTACCAGTTGATGCGCAAGCTCGCGGATGCGGGTGCCGCGATCCTGTTCTATTCGACCGACTATGACGAGCTGATCGGCTGCTGCGACCGCGTGCTAGTGCTCTATGACGGCGCGGTCAAGCGGGAGCTGGTCGGCGCCGGGATCACCGAGCACGCGCTGATCGCCAGCGCGCTCAACATCCATGGCGAGGATGCCCGCTTGAGGCAAGGAGACGGCGCGTGA
- a CDS encoding sugar-binding protein, whose amino-acid sequence MRKTLLLAAVAAMALGAGPALAKKQLVIVVKGLDNPFFEAIHQGCEKWNKENASAEYECFYTGPASTSDEAGEAQIVQDMLSKPDTAAMAISPSNAPLIAQTIKTANPSIPIMTVDADLAKEDAALRKTYLGTDNYLMGKKIGEYIKKAKPNGGTICTVEGNPAADNILRRAQGMRDALSGKDGLSALAGEGGWTEVAGCPVFTNDDGAKGVQAMTDILAANPKLDAFGIMGGWPLFGAPQPYRDLFKPMAEKIAKNEFVIGAADTIGDEVAIAKDGLVTALVGQRPFEMGYKAPSVMMDLIAGKKVDDPVFTGLDECTKDTVDTCIQR is encoded by the coding sequence ATGAGGAAAACACTTTTGCTTGCCGCCGTCGCCGCCATGGCGCTGGGCGCCGGGCCGGCTTTGGCCAAGAAACAGCTCGTCATTGTGGTGAAGGGTCTCGACAATCCGTTCTTCGAAGCCATCCATCAAGGCTGCGAGAAGTGGAACAAGGAAAACGCCAGCGCCGAATATGAATGCTTCTACACCGGTCCGGCTTCGACCTCGGATGAGGCCGGCGAAGCCCAGATCGTGCAGGACATGCTGAGCAAGCCCGACACGGCGGCGATGGCGATTTCGCCGTCCAACGCGCCGCTGATCGCGCAGACGATCAAGACCGCCAATCCGTCGATCCCGATCATGACCGTCGACGCCGACCTGGCCAAGGAAGATGCGGCGCTCCGCAAGACCTATCTCGGCACCGACAACTATCTGATGGGCAAGAAAATCGGCGAATACATCAAGAAGGCCAAGCCGAATGGCGGCACGATCTGCACCGTCGAAGGCAATCCTGCCGCCGACAACATCCTGCGGCGCGCGCAAGGCATGCGTGATGCGCTGTCGGGCAAGGACGGCCTGTCGGCGCTCGCCGGCGAAGGCGGCTGGACCGAGGTTGCCGGCTGCCCGGTGTTCACCAATGACGACGGCGCCAAGGGCGTTCAGGCGATGACCGACATCCTCGCCGCCAATCCGAAGCTTGACGCTTTCGGCATCATGGGCGGCTGGCCGCTGTTCGGTGCCCCGCAGCCCTATCGCGACCTGTTCAAGCCGATGGCGGAGAAGATCGCCAAGAACGAGTTCGTCATCGGCGCCGCCGATACGATCGGCGACGAAGTGGCAATCGCCAAGGACGGGCTGGTCACCGCGCTGGTCGGCCAGCGGCCGTTCGAAATGGGCTACAAGGCGCCGTCGGTGATGATGGATCTGATTGCCGGCAAGAAGGTCGACGATCCGGTCTTCACCGGCCTCGACGAATGCACCAAGGATACGGTCGATACCTGTATCCAGAGGTAG
- a CDS encoding ABC transporter permease: MKDWHYWLAEQRGTLLAFGIFIVMFAIYSANHPAGFSANVVQTAANKGVLLAFVAMAQTLVVITAGIDLSVGMIFTLTNCMASWLVIGTGLETTLGVVAVLGTGLLCGAVNGAIVIYGRLQPIVATIATGAVYFGLALLLRPVPGGSVNEDLADFLTGRFFGVVPASLVALLAVVLVVWVPFSRSELGRAAYAAGSSETAAYMSGVPIRRGKFLAYALAGLLAAIGGLFLTFFTYTGEAAYASGNAYTLFSIAAVVLGGVSLFGGKGSAIGAIFGALAFRTIGDLLFVFDFDPLWQPLFQGVILLIAVSLGAFALFRVRNRLEWFL; the protein is encoded by the coding sequence GTGAAGGATTGGCACTACTGGCTCGCCGAACAACGCGGAACGCTGTTGGCTTTCGGTATCTTCATCGTCATGTTCGCCATCTACAGCGCGAACCATCCGGCCGGCTTCAGCGCCAATGTCGTGCAGACGGCCGCGAACAAGGGCGTGCTGCTTGCCTTCGTCGCCATGGCGCAGACGCTGGTGGTGATCACCGCCGGCATCGATCTTTCGGTCGGCATGATCTTCACGCTGACCAATTGCATGGCTTCCTGGCTGGTGATCGGCACCGGCCTCGAGACCACGCTCGGCGTGGTGGCGGTGCTCGGCACCGGGCTGCTTTGCGGCGCGGTCAACGGCGCCATCGTCATCTACGGGCGGCTGCAGCCGATCGTCGCCACCATCGCCACGGGCGCTGTCTATTTCGGGCTGGCGCTTTTGCTGCGACCGGTTCCCGGCGGGTCGGTCAATGAGGACCTTGCCGATTTCCTGACCGGCCGCTTCTTCGGCGTAGTGCCGGCGAGCCTGGTTGCGCTGCTCGCCGTCGTGCTCGTCGTATGGGTGCCGTTCAGCCGCTCCGAGCTCGGCCGTGCCGCCTATGCGGCGGGCTCGTCGGAGACGGCGGCCTATATGTCGGGCGTGCCGATCCGCAGGGGCAAGTTCCTGGCCTACGCGCTTGCCGGACTGCTCGCGGCGATCGGCGGCCTGTTCCTGACCTTCTTCACCTATACGGGCGAAGCGGCCTATGCGAGCGGCAATGCCTATACGCTGTTCTCCATCGCCGCGGTCGTGCTCGGCGGCGTTTCGCTGTTCGGCGGCAAGGGCAGCGCCATCGGCGCGATCTTCGGTGCGCTTGCCTTCCGCACCATCGGCGACCTTCTGTTCGTCTTCGATTTCGATCCGCTCTGGCAGCCGCTGTTTCAGGGCGTTATCCTGTTGATCGCGGTCAGCCTCGGCGCCTTCGCGCTGTTTCGGGTTCGCAACCGGCTGGAGTGGTTCCTGTGA